The following is a genomic window from Amycolatopsis sp. BJA-103.
GAGTCCTCGTCTGACGTCGAACTGGAAAGTGTGCTGATGCGCGCGCTGTCCGGGCCTTATCTGTCCCGGGCGGACCGGTTGCGGAACGTCGTTCAAGGGCAGAGCCCTGTCCTGCCCACCCTTGAACCGAGACTGACATCCAAGACTGTGAGCCCCCAGATGCCTGAGACGGCCGAACGTCCACCTGCCTCGACTGCCGTGACCCAGGGACGTTCGTCTTATCTCGGTGACCCCGAAGCGAACGAGCCGACGACCAGGATCGTCCATCCCGCGGCGTCGGAAACATCCCGGCACTTCCCGGAACGCCAACCCGATGACCCGCCTTTGGTGTTCGGGAACGTCCCGCCGCGCAACCCGAACTTCACCGGTCGTGACGAGCTGCTCGACCAGCTCACCAAGCGGTTGAGCAGCGGTACCACCGCGGTGCTCCCCTCGGCGTTGCACGGCCTCGGTGGTATCGGCAAGACCCAGATGGCCACCGAGTACATCTATCGGCATCTGCAGGACTACGACCTCGTTTGGTGGATCGACGCCGCACACACCACCCAGATCCGCGCGGGCCTCACCGAACTCGCGGGACTGCTCGGTCTCCCCGGCGCGTCGGAGGCCAACGTCGCGGTCCCCGCGGTGATCGAGGCGCTCCGGACCGGGCGGCCGTTCCGGCGCTGGCTGCTGATCTTCGACGCCGCGGAGACCCCTGAGTCCGTACTGCCGTACTTCCCGCGCAACGGTCCCGGCGAAATCCTGATCACCTCGCGGAACTCCGACTGGGCCGGTATCGCGCGCCCGCTGGAGCTCGCGGTGTTCAAACGTGAGGAAAGTGTCGAGCTGCTCGGCCGTCGCGGTCCGGAGATCGAGCCGGCCGACGCCAACGAGCTCGCCGAGAAGCTGGGCGATCTGCCGCTGGCCGTCGAGCAGGCGGCCGCCTGGCGTGCGGTGACCGGGATGCCGGTGCAGGAGTACCTGCGCCTGTTCGACGAGTCCGTCGAGGAAATCCTCGACACCGCCACGGCGCCCGATTACGAGGTTTCCGTCGCCGCGGCGTGGAACGTGTCGTTCGAGGAACTCAAGACCCGCAACCCGGCGGCGCACCAGATCCTGCACATCTGTGCCTTCTTCTCACCTGAACCGATTTCACGTGACCTCCTCACCGGAGTCAGCCGGGTTTCGATTTCCCCCGAGCTCGACGCGGCGCTGCGCGATCCGATCAAGCTGGCCCGCGCCATCCGCGACATCAACCGGTACGGCCTCGCGAAGATCGACCACGGCAACAACACCCTCCAGCTGCACCGTCTGGTCCAGCTGGTCCTGCGAAACCGGGTGATGGCCCGCCAGGTTCACGCAAGGATGCAGCATGGGGCCCATCAGTTGCTCGCCGCGCTGGACCCGAACGACCCCGAGTCCAGCAGGCATTGGCCGCGTTACCGTGAATTGCTGCCGCACGTCTACGCGGCGAACGTGCTGGACTGCGACGACAGCTGGCCGCGTCAGCTCCACATCAACCTGATGCGCTACCTGTTCGAATACGGCGACCACGAAGAAGCCACCCGGCTCGGTCTCGAAGCACGGAAGCGGTTCACCGACACCCTCGGCCCCACCCATCCGCAGACACTCGAAGTTTCGTCGAGGCTGGGTCTTTATCTGTGGGCGGTCGGCCGGTACGCCGAAGCCTCGGAACTCAACCAACGCACTCTCGCCCTGCGCCTCCAGGTGTCCGGTGAAGAGAACGAGGAGACCTTCGCCCTCCAGCGGAACATCACGATCGACCTCCGGGCCCAGGGCGACTTCGCGGCGGCGACCAAACTCAGCGAAGAGATCTACCACAAGGCCAAGCGCATGTTCGGGGAAGACGACCCGGAGACGCTCAACGCCGCGTACCAGCACGCGATCAGCCTCCGGCTGACCGGCGCCTACCGGGCGGCCGCGGAACTGGACCGGGACACCCTGCGCCGTCGGATCGAGGTCCTCGGCCGCGACCACGTCCGTACTTTCGGCGTCAACAGTTCACTGATCGTGGACCTGCGCGAGGCGGGGGAGTACGGCCAGGCCAGGGTCCAGCAGGAAAGGCTCACGGAGAACTTCCGTGCCCGCTTCGGTGACGACCAGCTGGATGCGGCAGGCAACGCGTTCCTGCTTTCGGTGGCCAGGCGCAAAGATGGCGATCATCCGGGCGCGCTCGCTCTGTCCACGGAAGCCCTCATGAAGTTCCGGCTGGTCTACGGTGACGACCACGCCAACACCATGGCCTGTGCCCTCGCCCATGCGATCGATCTCCGCCACTCAGGTGACATGGCGGCGGCGAGGAAGCTGGGAGAAGAAACCTTCGAGCGCTACCGCAGTGGTCTCGGCGAACACCATCCGCATACCCTCGCGGCCAACGCCGACCTCGCGGTGACGTTGCGGCTTCAGGGTGACCCCGCGGCGGCCCGAGTCCTCGACGAGCGCGCTCTGGAGCATTTCCGTGCCACCATCGGCCCGGATCATCCCTACGCCGTCATCGCCACGATCAACCTGGCGAGTGATCTGTCGGCGTTGGGTGAGTTCGACCGGGCGGTCGAACTCGGACGGGACGCGGTCGAGCGCGGCAAGCAGGTGCTGGAGGAGGACCACCCCACCGTTCTCGTGGCGTCCTATAACCTCGGGCTGGATCTGACCGCTCTCGGCCGGGCCGAGGAGGCAGCGCCGTTCCGCGACCCGATCCTGGTGAAGTACCGCCAGGTCCTCGGCGAGGCCCACCCGGGAACGCAGGCCGCGGTCCGCGGTGTCCGCGGTGACTGCGACATCGACCCCATGCTGATGTAGCTCAGTCCGGTACGAGTTGGCCGATCCACGAGGCGAGCTGTTCCACGGTCGGCGGCCGCGGAACGGCTCGCAAGGGTCGATGCACCGCCCGGACGATTTCGGGACAGTGCAGCAACGCACGGGCGGCGGGATGGGGGCCTCGCGCCGAGAGCGCGAGGCCCAGCCCGACCAGCGAGGCGGGCCGGTCCGGATCCCTGGCGAGTTCCTCTCGGTAGCCGTTGATGGCTTCGAGGAAGTCGCCCGCGGCATAAGCGAAATCCGCTGCCGTGGCGCCGGGAACCGCCGGCGGTCGCCCGTCCGGCGAGAGCGGTGTGCCGCCGACGGTGAGCCGGATCAGGTCCGTCCTGGCGTGGGACCAGCCGCCGTCCGGTACCGGCGTCGGGGGAAGATCGGTCGCGTCGAAGGTGGCAGGCGGACGGGGCCGTCCGCTCAGCCAGGCGGCCGCGAGTCCGCTGACCATCGACGGATCCGGGCGAAGGTGACGGGCGCGCCAGCCCGCGAGGTGATCCCGGCATGCGGCCGTGGCCAGCGTGCTCGCTTCCGTCGGTACGGGTTCGTCCTGCCAGGGGCCGAGACGTTCCGCGATATCGTCGAGGAAGCGTCGCCCCGCGGCGGTCAAGGTCGAGTCCACCCGTAGGACTTGCAGGGTTCGCCACGTCTGACGGCGCCAGAACGCGAATTCGAAGCCGGAGCGCCGGGGGCTCTCCCCGGACTGGTGCAGTGCGCGCCAAAAGGCCGTTACCCCGAAGAAAGCGTAGACCCCTTGCAGGGCCCCGCTCAGGGGCCGTGGGTCATCCCGCCAAGCCACGTAGATCCGCTCCCGTGGATCCGGCTCGTACAATTCGACGAGGTGCAGCAGGCCGCCGAGCACGATGTGCTGGAACTCGTGGATCAAGGTGTCGGCGAGAGAGGCTCCGTCGGAAGGCAGGCCCACCACCGCACTGCCGAACGCCTCCCCGGTCGACGCGCTCGGATTCCGGAAGAGCACCTGGGGTTTCGGTACGAGCGAGGCCAAGCCCACCGGCATGATGCGGGCCAGGCCGGGCAGATGGGCGGCGATCAGACGGCAGGCCTCGTCTATCAGCCCCTGCCAGTCCGCCAGATCCTTGCCCGGCAGCCTTTCGGGTGGGACCGGCTCGTAAAGTCCGCGATAGGGATCGAGATCGTCCAGCCACAGCGAGAAGCGGTGTGCGCCGACCTGGCTCCGCACCCGCCGGATTCCCCACCAACCCGGGGCATCGGAGTCATGCGCGCTCGGCAAGCGGACCGTGGTTCCGGCGCCCGAAACGGAGTACCGGCCGTTCGCGCCTCGCACGATGGCCGAAGAAAACGGTTCCGTACCGGGGAATCTGGCCATCCCCAGCGAAGGAAGGATGGCGTTTCCGTGCCAGACCGGGATGGCGGTCTCGAAGTCCAGTTCCGCCCGGATCGCCGCGGCCGCCGCGATCGCGTGCGCGTGCCCCAAATGCATCCACAAAGGCCCCACGCCGTCGATTCCGTTGCGCAGCAGCCGAGTCGTGTAGCCCGCCCAGCTCCCGGTGTACGGATTGGTGAGCATCCGGTTCACCGCCCGGGGTGCCCGTGCTTCGGCACGTGCGAGGAGTTCCCACGCGGAATCCAGCGATGGCAACGGGCCTGAGTGATCCGAGGTTTTCGTCGCCTCGGTCAGCAGTGCGTGGATCAGCAGTTTACGACGACTGCGCTCGGCCCGTCGCAGACGGCGGGCCATGTCCTCGTCGCCGTCAAGGCGCGCGAGTGCGTCGAAGTCACGCCACGACAAGCGATGGAACGCGGGGCGAGCTTCGGCCGGTGGCGACATCAGTCGATGCGCTCACCGGTCCCCGCGGATCCGCTTCGGTAGCGTGCGCGGACATGCGTGGTGCGTTCGACGACATGGTGCGCCGAATGGCGGAAGGCGTCACTGTCCAATTCCCGCAACGCGGTGAATGAGACCGCGTCGAGATCGATCAACGCCGATTCGATGTCCGGTTCCGTGCTTGCCGAGAAAGAACTCATCGTGCCGATTCCCTCCACCCCGTGAAACGGTTGCGAGAGTTGAACCTTGACAAGGATAGCCGAGATTCCGGGTTCGATCAGGCCTCTTCCGCCGGTGGTGGCCGTCCGGCGGCCAATTCTCGGAGTGCGCGAGGCCGGGTGATGGTGACGCGCTGGCGCGCGGTGTGCACCACGCCCAGCTTCCGGAGTTCTTCGAGGCCGCGGATCAGGGTGCTGCGGGAGACGCGGGCGAACCCCGCCAATTCCCCTTGGTTGAAGCGAAGATCGACCTGTTTCCCGTCCGACCAGTCGAGGGCGTGCTGCAGGGCCAGTTCCAGGAGGACCGCGGCGAGGCGCTGGGGGAAATCCGGTCCGCCGGACTCGAGACGCAGCCGATCGGATTGTTGCAGCCGGATCGCCGCGGTACGGAAGATCTCCTCGGCGATGCGAGGCCGGTCGCGCAGCACGCCGAGGAATTTCTCCCGCGACACGACCAGGGTGTGCACCTCGTCGATCGCCGACATGGTGGCGGAACGGGGGAGCCCGCTGATCGGCGCCACCTCGCCCACGATTTCCGCGGGTCCGCGGGCGGCGAGCGGGGCGTCTTCGCCGCGATAGTTGGTGGCGCTGATCTTCACCCAGCCGCGCAGGACGACGAACATGCTCGTGGGCGGACTGCCCTGGAGGGCGAGGATCTGGCCGGGCTGCCATACCTTCACATGCCCCGCGCCGCGGAGGGCGGACTGCTCGGCGGGTGTCAGCCGTTTCCAGATCCCGTACTCGGCCGCAGCGGAACCTGTCATCCCGGCGCTGCCGGATTCACGGAAACCGGATCGGCGCTGTGTTCCATTTGACGCATCGCACACTCCCCCGACTCGCCAGCATGGTCTGTGGGCAGAACGACCCGGAAGTTTCGAACCGCAACCGGTAATTGTGCCAGGCAAGAGGTGACTTCACCAGGCCTCGGGCCGGCGACGGGGGAGGATGTCATGCGCAGTGCCGAAAGTGTCATGGGACGGCCGAAGGATCACCGCCACGAGCCTGCCGAGGAGAGCCCGCGGACGCCCAAGGCGTTCGGGCGAAGACCGGCCTTCTTCGCTCCGCACCCGCCGCTGATCTCCGGCGGGTGGTACCAGGGGGCCGACCACGAGGTCCTCGGCCCGGGGCGGTACCCGGTCCCCCGTCCGCCCGTCAAGTCCGTGAAGGCGGCGTTGTTGTGGGCTCTTTTCTTGGGCCCGTTGGGGTTTTGTTACGTGTCGCCCGTCGGCGGGCTGATCGCGACGGCGGTGTCGGTCATGGCGATCACCTTCGGGGGAGCCCCGTTGGCGGCCGTGATCTGGCCGGTCGTCATGGTGCTTTCGCTGGCCGCCCTGTCCCGGCGCTCCGGGGAAGGGGACTAGGCGACAAGAAAGGTGTCCGGCCGCTTTCGGCCGGATGAACCGGGTGGGGGCCGTTCAAGGGGGGCGGCCCCCATCACGGCCTTCCGGCGAGTCGCTGGGCGAAGCGGCGGCACGCCATCCTCCGAAAGTCGCGTCTTGTTGCTCCGATCATGCAGCGCGGGGACGGAACTCTTGAACCCGAGCCGGTCGATATGTTTCTATCTGCTCGATAGTCGCACCAAAGGTGCAGTTTCGAGCATATTCGAGCGGGTTCAACGCAGTTCTGGAGGGCTTCGTGCGCCGTCGTACCCTGCTGAAGGCCGCTGGTGCGGCTTCCGCCTTCACCTTGCTCCCGGAGAGTGTCCGGCAGGCACTCGCCGCCGACGCCCCGACGGGCGGACTCGACGTCATCGAGCACGTCGTGGTCTTCATGCAGGAGAACCGGTCGTTCGACCACTATCTGGGGACCTTGCGCGGCGTCCGGGGTTTCAACGATCCGGCCGCGATCAAACTGCCTTCGGGGGCATCGGTCTTCCAGCAGCCGGACGGCGGGGGCACGCTGCTTCCCTACGCGATCGACGATCAGTTCATGGCCGACGTCGACCACAGCTGGTCCGGCGGGCACCGGGCGTGGAACAAGGGCCGCCACGACGCGTGGCGCGCGGCCAAGGGCGTCCGCTCGCTGACCTATCACACCCGGTCGGCGCTGCGGTTCTACCACGAGCTCGCCGACGCTTTCACCGTCTGCGACGCCTACCACTGTTCGGAACTGGGCCCCACCAACCCGAACCGGTTGTACCTGTTCACCGGCAAACTCGGGTTCGAACCGGACGGCACCACCCGCGCCATCGGCAACGACGCCTGGCAGAACCCCGGGCACACCGGCTACACCTGGAAGACCTACGCCGAGCGCCTCCAGGCCGCGGGCCGCAGCTGGCGGGTCTATCAGGAATGGGACAACTACGGCGACAATTCGCTGGACTACTTCAGCAGTTTCCTCGCCGTCGGCGCCAAGGCGCTGTCGAAGGTGAAGGACTCCTCCGGCAAGGCCTTCCCGAAGCTGGAGTACCTCTACTACGCCCTCGATTCGGCCTCGGCCGCCGAACGGACCCGGTTGCTCGACGGACTGGCGGCGGGCGTGGCGACCTTGACCGCGGGCGAGCGCGCGCTCTACGACCGCGGGCTGGCCCGTGTCGCGCCGAAGCAGTTGTTGAACGCCTTCAAAGCCGACGTCGACGCGGGCAGGCTCCCGTCGGTGTCCTGGATCGTCGCGCCGGAATCGCAGACCGAGCATCCCGCCTGGGGCCCCAACACCGGCGCGGACCTGGTCAAGTCGATCCTCGACACGATCGCCTCCAAGCCCGGGGTGTGGAACAAGACTCTGTTCCTGCTGACCTACGACGAGGACGGCGGCTTCTTCGACCACATGCCGCCGCCGGCGCCGCCCGCCTCCGACGACGAAGGCAAGAGTTCCGTGGCCACGACCGACGAGTTCGTCTCCGGCGAGCCGATCGGACTGGGCGTGCGGGTGCCGATGTTCGTCATCTCACCGTGGAGCCGGGGCGGGAAGGTCTGCTCGGAGGTCTTCGACCATACGTCCGTGCTGCGGTTCCTGGAACGGTGGAGCGGCGTCGGCGAACCGAACATCTCGCCGTGGCGGCGCACCGTCTGCGGTGACCTGACCTCGGCGCTGGACACCACCGCGCCGAGCGCCACCTATCCGGCGCTGACCAAACCGGTGCCGACGAGCGGACCGTGGAACACCCAGCCGCAGCCGCCTTCCGTGCAGAAGCCCCCGATACCGGAGAGCGGGGTCAAGACGGCGCGGCCGTTGCCCTATCAGGTGACGGCGTCGGGCCGGGTGACGGCGGAGCGGTTCTGGATCGACTTCGGCAACACCGGAGCCGCGGGCGCGCATTTCTACGTCTACGCCACCGCGCATCGGACCGACGGACCGTGGCGCTACACCGTCGGCGCCGGGGCGTCCCTCTCGGATTATTGGCAGGCGGGTTCGCCGGACGGCGCGTACGACCTCACCACGCACGGCCCCAACGGTTTCCTGCGGCGGTTCGCCGGTAACCGGATCACCGCGACCACCGGGGGCAAACCGAATCCGGAGGTCGTGCTGCGACCGGGTCCCGGCGTCGTGTACCTGAAGATGACCAACGCCGGCGCCGCGTGTCAGCTGACCGTGCGCACCGGCAACCGGGGTGGCGGGCCGTGGACGTACTCGGTCGCCCCCGGTGCGACGGTCGAAGACTGGTTCAGCACCGAAGGCGGCATGAGCGGCTGGTACGACCTGAGCGTTCAGGGGCCCGACGGCTTCCTTCGCCGCTTCGCGGGCCATGTCGAGACCGGCGCCGAGACCATCAGCGACCCGGTCATGGGCTCAGGGCCGCTCGCGGCCACGGTCCGCTCGGCCGACAGTCAGGAGACTTCGGGGGAGTCCGGCGCGGCCACGAACGCCGTCGACGGCAACCCGGCCACCCATTGGCACACCAAGTGGTCCGGCGGGGAGGACCCGCTGCCCCACGAACTGCAGCTCGACCTGGGCGCGGCCCGCACCGTCACCGGCCTGACCTATCTGCCGCGCCAGGACGGCTCCGCTCACGGCCGTGTCGGCGGCTACGAGATCCATCTGAGCACCGATGGTTCGGCCTGGGGAAGCCCGGTCTCCGCTGGGACCTTCCCCGACGACGCCGTCCTGAAGACTCTGCGGTTCTGGCCGACGCGGGCCCGCTATGTTCGCTTCCGTGCCCTCACCGAGGCGGGCGGACGCGGCCCGTGGACGTCGGCGGCGGAGGTGACCCCGCTCGGCTGGGCTTGATCGAACGGGCAGAATTCCTTGTCCTCAAGGGAAAGACGAGCGAGCGGCGAGGTTGCTTTTCTGAGAGCGGCGCCATCGCGGCGCATCTTTCCGTCCCTTCTGGGCATCTCGTGAGTGGTGTTCGGGTTCTCTTGAGGGGGTAGGGCAAATGTAGTGTGACCAGCCCCTGTGGTGAAGGACCCCTTCGCTGGCTTCAAGGTCGAAAGGTGGCCTTCGCGCGTGGGTCTGGACTGGTCTACGGCCGCCAGTCGTCCCGAGTGTCCATAAGGGACACGTCCCGGCAGCTGAATGTCCGATTGATAAATAGATGTGCGGTTTGTGCGGGGGTCGTGAGTGGTAAAGAGGGTTCTAACCCTCTTTACCACTCACGACCCCCATGATAAAACGTGCATGTGGGCACTAATCGGACAATTTTCCGTTAAAATTGTCCTATGTAGACAGTCTGGGGCGCGACTTCCTTGTTCGGCTGTCGGTCGAGGGGCGGGGCGCTACGGGCCGCTCTCGCCGTGCGGGAGTCCTCCCGTCTTGTATCATGTGCTTGATACAAGACGGGAGGTTCGATCGTGCCGTTCGACAACATCGTGGCCGACGCCCTGATCATGGGTCTGTTCGGCGTGGTGATCCTGATTCTCCTGTGGCCGGGCGAAACACAGGGAGCGAAGGTGCTGCGCCGGTGGGGCGTCGGCGATCCTTCGCAGTCGGACGTCGCCGAGGCCGTGCGCTATCTGCGGCGCCGCCGCTTCTGGTACCCCTGGCTGTTCCTCGGGTTGCCGGTGCTGGCCGACGCCGCCGGGGTGCGGGGTGACAGTACGGCGTTCTTCCTGGCCACCCTGCTCGTCGGTGCGCTGATCGCCGAGGTGCTCGCTCAGCGGCCGCCGAAGAGCGCTCGCCGCGAGGCGGGGTTGGATCGGCGTGCGGTGTCGGGGCTCATTCCGGTGTGGGGTCTGGTCACTTACGCGACGATCGTCGCGGCGGCGGTGGCCTGGCTCGTGGTCCATCGCTGGTGGGCGCTGCTCGGGATCGCCGCGGCCGTCTCGGCGGTCACCTGGCTGATCATCCTGCTCGCCGTGCGTCGTCCGTCCACAGGGGACAGTGCGGCCGACGGCGCGTTGCGGGTCCGCAGTGCGCGGGTGGCCGCGGGGCTGGGCCTGGCCGCCACCGTGACCCTGGCGATTCCCGAAGTGACGAACCTCGGCTCGTGGATCCTGGTCGTCGCCGGGTTCGCCGGCTGGTACAACCTCGCCCACCGGTCGCGTGCCGAGGCTGCCTGATGCCACTGAAGGTGGTCGTCGACACGGATCTCGGGATCGCGCCGTGGCGGCAGGTCCGGGACCAGGTCGTCCGGTTGATCACCGCCGGTGCGCTCGCGCCGGGCACTCGGTTGCCGCCCATCCGGCAACTCGCCAGGGATCTGGCCCTGTCTTCGGGCACCGTGGCGCGGGTCTACCGGGAACTGGAAGAGAACGGCTGGGTGCACACCGCGCGCGCCAAGGGCACGGTCGTCGCCGAACTCGCCGACCGTCCCGGCAAAGCGGTCCTGCTGCGAGCCGCCGCGGACGAGTACGCCCGGGCCGTCCGGGAGCTCGGTGCCGACACCGACGCGGCGCTGGCCGCCGTGCTGGAGTCACTCCAATGACGTGTCGCCGAAGTGTTCGAGCAGCAGCCGCAGGCCGCCGATCAGTTCGGCCCACCGCGCCGGGTCGAGGTCGGGCAGCAGCCCGGCCTCGTTTTCCAGGTGCAGCACGAAAACCTCGTTGACGACCTGCCGTCCCTTGTCGGTCAGCCGGATCTTGACCGACCGGCGGTCGTCGCTGTCGCGCACCCGTTCGACCAGGCCCTTGGTCTCCATGCGGTCGATGCGATTCGTGATCGCCCCCGAGGTGACCATCGCGGCCTTGAGGAGCGCTCCCGGCGTCAAGCCGCCGGCCTCCCCGGAGCGGCGAAGTGTGGTGAGGACGTCGAACTCCCACGACTCCAGGCCGTGCTCGGCGTTGAACTCCTTGAGCTTCTTCTCGAGGATCCGGGAAAGCCGCTGGATGCGCCCGATCACCTCGGCGGGCCAAAGCTTGTCCTCGAGGTCCGGC
Proteins encoded in this region:
- the fxsT gene encoding FxSxx-COOH system tetratricopeptide repeat protein; translated protein: MGRPGGVSDSRSVPVTEQRRPGTPQGVKRFEFKDLDWTDVADIVWLAAAITPRRTGDEVTPDKEPKPASDEVRIRNAPSERGEIPPPPEPRLSQIPGATPSSDGDGRVVEIDAVPGELPEPAVEGSGPGGAVLLESLEYFRVLRKLKRETPSLRHNNVVLDEVATAVRAAETGRWWPVTRSRNERWLDLTLVLDNGPSMALWRPKVSAFVELLRQVGAFRTIQVRLLETAKDDDQEDLVLRGGTAGAPARDPNEILDSSGRRAVLLVTDGVGDAWQKKDALYPILARWGRTMPVSIVHLLPQWLWGRCGMSPQKARLRVPNALAPNGRWTCDLADAWLEPESKIPRDTVPVPVLELRPRALGWWAGLMTGENAAGVEGTVVLTTERISRSDSGDRPVTLSPAERVHRFRSVASPPALRLAQLLAAVPVRLDVAKLVGQRFVPEARLEHLLELLLSGILYAPGLREGKTTWDTGGLFAFPEAVREMLLSGARRSETASVVRVAANHLGRRIPLLGHLRDALADPHNTPDPVLTHESSSDVELESVLMRALSGPYLSRADRLRNVVQGQSPVLPTLEPRLTSKTVSPQMPETAERPPASTAVTQGRSSYLGDPEANEPTTRIVHPAASETSRHFPERQPDDPPLVFGNVPPRNPNFTGRDELLDQLTKRLSSGTTAVLPSALHGLGGIGKTQMATEYIYRHLQDYDLVWWIDAAHTTQIRAGLTELAGLLGLPGASEANVAVPAVIEALRTGRPFRRWLLIFDAAETPESVLPYFPRNGPGEILITSRNSDWAGIARPLELAVFKREESVELLGRRGPEIEPADANELAEKLGDLPLAVEQAAAWRAVTGMPVQEYLRLFDESVEEILDTATAPDYEVSVAAAWNVSFEELKTRNPAAHQILHICAFFSPEPISRDLLTGVSRVSISPELDAALRDPIKLARAIRDINRYGLAKIDHGNNTLQLHRLVQLVLRNRVMARQVHARMQHGAHQLLAALDPNDPESSRHWPRYRELLPHVYAANVLDCDDSWPRQLHINLMRYLFEYGDHEEATRLGLEARKRFTDTLGPTHPQTLEVSSRLGLYLWAVGRYAEASELNQRTLALRLQVSGEENEETFALQRNITIDLRAQGDFAAATKLSEEIYHKAKRMFGEDDPETLNAAYQHAISLRLTGAYRAAAELDRDTLRRRIEVLGRDHVRTFGVNSSLIVDLREAGEYGQARVQQERLTENFRARFGDDQLDAAGNAFLLSVARRKDGDHPGALALSTEALMKFRLVYGDDHANTMACALAHAIDLRHSGDMAAARKLGEETFERYRSGLGEHHPHTLAANADLAVTLRLQGDPAAARVLDERALEHFRATIGPDHPYAVIATINLASDLSALGEFDRAVELGRDAVERGKQVLEEDHPTVLVASYNLGLDLTALGRAEEAAPFRDPILVKYRQVLGEAHPGTQAAVRGVRGDCDIDPMLM
- a CDS encoding HEXXH motif domain-containing protein gives rise to the protein MSPPAEARPAFHRLSWRDFDALARLDGDEDMARRLRRAERSRRKLLIHALLTEATKTSDHSGPLPSLDSAWELLARAEARAPRAVNRMLTNPYTGSWAGYTTRLLRNGIDGVGPLWMHLGHAHAIAAAAAIRAELDFETAIPVWHGNAILPSLGMARFPGTEPFSSAIVRGANGRYSVSGAGTTVRLPSAHDSDAPGWWGIRRVRSQVGAHRFSLWLDDLDPYRGLYEPVPPERLPGKDLADWQGLIDEACRLIAAHLPGLARIMPVGLASLVPKPQVLFRNPSASTGEAFGSAVVGLPSDGASLADTLIHEFQHIVLGGLLHLVELYEPDPRERIYVAWRDDPRPLSGALQGVYAFFGVTAFWRALHQSGESPRRSGFEFAFWRRQTWRTLQVLRVDSTLTAAGRRFLDDIAERLGPWQDEPVPTEASTLATAACRDHLAGWRARHLRPDPSMVSGLAAAWLSGRPRPPATFDATDLPPTPVPDGGWSHARTDLIRLTVGGTPLSPDGRPPAVPGATAADFAYAAGDFLEAINGYREELARDPDRPASLVGLGLALSARGPHPAARALLHCPEIVRAVHRPLRAVPRPPTVEQLASWIGQLVPD
- a CDS encoding Crp/Fnr family transcriptional regulator; translated protein: MTGSAAAEYGIWKRLTPAEQSALRGAGHVKVWQPGQILALQGSPPTSMFVVLRGWVKISATNYRGEDAPLAARGPAEIVGEVAPISGLPRSATMSAIDEVHTLVVSREKFLGVLRDRPRIAEEIFRTAAIRLQQSDRLRLESGGPDFPQRLAAVLLELALQHALDWSDGKQVDLRFNQGELAGFARVSRSTLIRGLEELRKLGVVHTARQRVTITRPRALRELAAGRPPPAEEA
- a CDS encoding phosphocholine-specific phospholipase C → MRRRTLLKAAGAASAFTLLPESVRQALAADAPTGGLDVIEHVVVFMQENRSFDHYLGTLRGVRGFNDPAAIKLPSGASVFQQPDGGGTLLPYAIDDQFMADVDHSWSGGHRAWNKGRHDAWRAAKGVRSLTYHTRSALRFYHELADAFTVCDAYHCSELGPTNPNRLYLFTGKLGFEPDGTTRAIGNDAWQNPGHTGYTWKTYAERLQAAGRSWRVYQEWDNYGDNSLDYFSSFLAVGAKALSKVKDSSGKAFPKLEYLYYALDSASAAERTRLLDGLAAGVATLTAGERALYDRGLARVAPKQLLNAFKADVDAGRLPSVSWIVAPESQTEHPAWGPNTGADLVKSILDTIASKPGVWNKTLFLLTYDEDGGFFDHMPPPAPPASDDEGKSSVATTDEFVSGEPIGLGVRVPMFVISPWSRGGKVCSEVFDHTSVLRFLERWSGVGEPNISPWRRTVCGDLTSALDTTAPSATYPALTKPVPTSGPWNTQPQPPSVQKPPIPESGVKTARPLPYQVTASGRVTAERFWIDFGNTGAAGAHFYVYATAHRTDGPWRYTVGAGASLSDYWQAGSPDGAYDLTTHGPNGFLRRFAGNRITATTGGKPNPEVVLRPGPGVVYLKMTNAGAACQLTVRTGNRGGGPWTYSVAPGATVEDWFSTEGGMSGWYDLSVQGPDGFLRRFAGHVETGAETISDPVMGSGPLAATVRSADSQETSGESGAATNAVDGNPATHWHTKWSGGEDPLPHELQLDLGAARTVTGLTYLPRQDGSAHGRVGGYEIHLSTDGSAWGSPVSAGTFPDDAVLKTLRFWPTRARYVRFRALTEAGGRGPWTSAAEVTPLGWA
- a CDS encoding GntR family transcriptional regulator, whose amino-acid sequence is MPLKVVVDTDLGIAPWRQVRDQVVRLITAGALAPGTRLPPIRQLARDLALSSGTVARVYRELEENGWVHTARAKGTVVAELADRPGKAVLLRAAADEYARAVRELGADTDAALAAVLESLQ
- a CDS encoding MarR family winged helix-turn-helix transcriptional regulator yields the protein MADAVDAVIGLWRHERPDLEDKLWPAEVIGRIQRLSRILEKKLKEFNAEHGLESWEFDVLTTLRRSGEAGGLTPGALLKAAMVTSGAITNRIDRMETKGLVERVRDSDDRRSVKIRLTDKGRQVVNEVFVLHLENEAGLLPDLDPARWAELIGGLRLLLEHFGDTSLE